One genomic region from Colletotrichum lupini chromosome 7, complete sequence encodes:
- a CDS encoding protein kinase domain-containing protein: MPIMYRASETVLHIQRGYPVDIWSVEFAVYLFAGKTLFSARKVDGSSSDGAHFAKLIAVLGPPPLELLNQHRNRALEYWDAQGSNWRNLVPIPRGKPLEAVGSKLENNLKFLQFIRRALTWDPDTRPTAEQLLQDPWLTD, from the exons ATGCCAATCATGTACCGGGCCTCAGAGACGGTCTTGCACATCCAACGGGGCTATCCCGTCGATATCTGGAGCGTAGAATTTGCAGTAT ATCTCTTTGCAGGAAAGACGTTGTTCAGCGCCCGCAAAGTAGATGGCAGTTCCTCGGACGGAGCTCACTTCGCTAAGCTCATCGCGGTACTGGGTCCACCGCCTCTAGAGCTCCTCAACCAGCATCGCAACCGAGCGCTCGAGTACTGGGATGCGCAAGGTTC AAATTGGAGAAACTTAGTGCCTATACCGAGAGGGAAACCCCTTGAAGCAGTGGGCAGCAAACTTGAGAACAATCTCAAGTTCTTGCAATTCATTCGAAGGGCCCTGACATGGGACCCGGACACTCGGCCTACGGCAGAGCAACTTCTGCAAGACCCATGGTTGACGGACTGA